One genomic segment of Streptomyces sp. RerS4 includes these proteins:
- a CDS encoding aspartate aminotransferase family protein: MDATDGRGTARGALDATRRHQSPQLALVYGMNGCGAIESSGEGARLRLSDGRGALDFGSYAVTLLGQRHPAVLAAVRRELDAMPVSSRVLANGTTAELARALVAWAEPERLTKVWLGLNGCDAVEAALKLARLATGRTRVIAIEGAYHGKSLGALAATWNARYRRSLEPLLGGVSHIPADVSALPAAFGPGDVAAVLVEPVQGEGGVRPLEPGFLRALADAAHAHGAFVLADEIQTGLRRCGPRLVSADLGMRPDAVLLGKALGGGVQPVSAVLATPELYAPLTADPFTHTTTFSGHPLGAATGLATLTAIEELAPRGARLADLFSGGLARIAGRHPDLIAEVRGRGLLWGVEFTTAATAGEVLMELGRRGLVVSPCLGRPEVLRLLPPLIASDEEAEEALAILDAVCAAVPDEFRPPGPGPR; encoded by the coding sequence GTGGACGCGACCGACGGACGCGGGACCGCCCGGGGCGCGCTCGACGCGACGCGCAGGCACCAGTCGCCCCAATTGGCCCTGGTCTACGGCATGAACGGTTGCGGTGCCATCGAGAGCAGCGGCGAAGGGGCCCGGCTGCGGCTGTCCGACGGCCGCGGCGCGCTCGATTTCGGAAGCTACGCGGTGACCCTCCTCGGGCAGCGCCACCCCGCCGTACTGGCAGCCGTACGCCGTGAACTGGACGCGATGCCGGTGTCCAGCCGCGTCCTGGCCAACGGGACGACCGCCGAACTCGCCCGCGCTCTCGTGGCCTGGGCCGAGCCGGAGCGGCTGACGAAGGTGTGGCTCGGGCTGAACGGGTGCGACGCGGTGGAGGCGGCGCTGAAGCTGGCCCGCCTGGCCACCGGCCGCACGCGGGTGATCGCGATCGAGGGCGCCTACCACGGCAAGTCCCTCGGCGCGCTGGCCGCGACCTGGAACGCCCGCTACCGGCGCTCGTTGGAGCCGCTGCTCGGCGGGGTGAGCCACATCCCGGCCGACGTGTCGGCGCTCCCGGCGGCCTTCGGGCCCGGTGACGTGGCCGCCGTCCTCGTGGAGCCGGTCCAGGGCGAGGGCGGGGTGCGGCCCCTGGAGCCCGGATTCCTGCGGGCCCTCGCCGACGCCGCGCACGCGCACGGCGCCTTCGTCCTCGCCGACGAGATCCAGACCGGGCTGCGCCGGTGCGGACCCCGGCTGGTCAGTGCCGACCTCGGGATGCGACCCGACGCCGTGCTGTTGGGCAAGGCCCTCGGCGGCGGCGTCCAGCCGGTGTCCGCCGTCCTGGCCACGCCGGAGCTGTACGCGCCGCTGACCGCCGACCCGTTCACGCACACCACGACGTTCTCCGGGCATCCGCTGGGCGCGGCGACCGGTCTCGCCACCCTGACGGCGATCGAGGAACTCGCGCCGCGCGGCGCGCGGTTGGCCGACCTCTTCTCCGGCGGCCTGGCCCGGATCGCCGGGCGGCACCCGGACCTGATCGCCGAGGTGCGCGGCCGGGGCCTGCTGTGGGGCGTGGAGTTCACCACCGCCGCGACGGCCGGGGAGGTGTTGATGGAGCTGGGCCGCAGGGGGCTCGTGGTCTCGCCCTGCCTGGGCCGGCCGGAGGTGCTGCGGCTGCTGCCGCCCCTGATCGCCTCGGACGAGGAGGCCGAGGAGGCCCTCGCGATCCTCGACGCCGTCTGCGCGGCCGTGCCCGACGAGTTCCGACCCCCCGGACCCGGGCCCCGGTAG